Part of the Spea bombifrons isolate aSpeBom1 chromosome 3, aSpeBom1.2.pri, whole genome shotgun sequence genome, ttttattcttcataAAACGTTTAGTTTAAAGTTTTCTGTGTTACGTAGGCAATAGAATCACAACTTGCCTGAGCGGTGGTACTCATTGCAAGGCTTAAACGACTATAAGGGGCAAGATAACGGACCCATTTTAAGAACACCTAGACTTTCTCACCTGATGAGACCCCATATCAGCTgtgctttctttcttttccttcttgtcttttttctcctcttctttctccttTGAGTCATAGTGTTCACTACATATATGAAGAAGCTGCTGAACTTTCAGGACATTTCCAGATCCTAGTGTAGCAGGGATAATGAGTTTTAGAGCCACCAGCTCAAATTGAAGATAgcttatcagtctctcacatcttCTGAGTAAACTTAGCACTTACCCGCATAGGCACAAATATCAACCAGTGTGTTTGCAAAGCTTCGGAATGGCTCAGGAACCACCTCTAACGCAGCCAAGATTGCCTCTATAGCTTCACCTTTCCCTGTAACAGAGAACACAAATAAGGAACGCAGCCCCAAACTATGAGCAATCCAGTTATTGGACTAAAATCCAACGCTCCTCACCCAAGTGATTCAACCCCAAACCAAGGGGAAGCCAGCGAGCGAATGTGTCCTTCAGCTCCTGCTCAGATTTCTCCATAATAGTTTGCAAAATTGTAGAGGTTACATCCCCATTACAAGATCCGACAGCTATCATCCCACAGGCCAAAGCAGTTACCCCAACGACCTAcacaaaaatcaaaataaaaaaaatggtaaaacgGACATTTACTTAGCACTGTAGCTTCTTCTAATTTAAGACGCATATTTACTTACTTCCATAGTGGATTTTGAATCACCCATTACTGGAAGTAGCAAGGTCAGGACATCCTCACGGTTTGAGCCAGCATATGCAAGACCTAACCTGCAAGGCaagaacacaacagaaaagTCATTCTAAATGTAGTTCAGATGCATGGACAAACAGCTTCCTAAATTAGCATACTAGCCTTCGCACATTTTACTAGTCACACTCACCCAAAAATAGATCCAATACGCATTGTATTGCTGTTGTGCAGAACATAATCAGACAGAAGTGCCAGAGCAGGATCACACTCATTCCTCACTCCAGAGTTCACAATTCCACAGGCCAAGAGAGCTCCAGACTGAAGAAAGGTCAGAAAGGGATGTGTGAGgagaaagttaaaacaaaaggtATAGAAAAAGGCTAGTTGGCCAAATAATAAACCTAGGACGAGCAGGTTCTGCATTTTAATTCCCAAATAAGTTACATGGAACAAAATATAATACGCCAAAGGCAAAATATAGATAATGAGCAGAGTTAACTATAAATGCAGGAGAGAGGCCCAGTGACAcacaaaatagaagaaaatatgAGAAGGAGGCTTTCACTGAGATGTATTTATGCATTGTGTGAGTATAACATGATGCTCACCTTAATGTAATCCTCAGAGGAGTACAAATATTTGTCTATCTGGGTGAGCCCACCATCCACATCCCACAGGAGAATCATTCCCAAAGAAGCAGCAGCACTGAGCATACCTAGAAAAATTCATAGTCAGAAGCCTTTATTCCGTcactaaacaaaaaaacggaTGAATGGATGATGGCGTCTGccgtttttaaatgtaattttacgTATTAATAAAAACCACAGACACTGCAAATCTTTGACATATCCAGATAGACATGTTCAAGGTAATTTTACAGGCGACACAAGGCAATTTCTTTATcttaaaaattctaaaatattgCAACAAAATAATGCTTAGAGAGATATTGACCATTTATTATGTTAGTGTtagcatagaaaaaaaagagaaaaagtgtataaattatatatatgtaataaaaatacctgtatatacacacaataactAACGTGCGCCCCTGATTAGTGTAATGTTCTAGCTCTGGCCATTAGGAGCATGTTTTTCATCCACAGACTATTCTATATGAAACCTTGGTACACAAATTAACTATAACCGTAGAAAATCACATAACCGTGACATGAAGCATGGGCACTTTGCAAGTGTTTTACCATGATCCTTGTTCTTGTAAAgccatttattgccatcatCTGTTAGAAGCTTGTCTTGTCCGAAGGCAGCATTGACAAACCCATTCACAAACGAGGAGGCCAAATTCATGCGTGCCGAATCTACTTGTGACCCACTGCCTCCAAATCCTTAAACAGAGAGAAACCAATATTAAAACGGGAAAACAAATGCAGGCTCATTCTTTGTAAACAGACTAAATATTTCATAGGAGGTACATATTTGGTTCCAGAATGCTTCACTGTAAAGTCTAATTCTATATTATAGTAGAATAGCACGTTAATGAGGTCTGTGTATTCAAGCATGAATAGTGTGTAGCGAGTGTGTAATGTCATTTCTGTGTACATTTGTTATTAGAACCTTAATGTTAGGGTGCATATCCCCTGTATTTAGCGGATGTATTTTAAAAGActtcaaatatttaaacatttttaatatgtcaTGTCATGTTTTCCCCATCTACGTCTGTTTATCTTACTGTTATTCTCCAGGTGTGTCTTATAGATATCATCCGGGACCTTCGGCTCCATGATATCCAGCTATGGGCAGCAAGAAGGGTATTAGTGTCACTAGTAAAGCACAATGTAGTCATCACAGTTAGATGGTAGACAGGTAATAAGGTGATCTTGTTTAGGTGACGTACTTCTCGCGCGAGTGCCAGGAAATTGCTGTTAAGCTGAACATTAGACATTATTTCTGTTAAATCCTCATATTCTTCCACATCTTCGTTCAGGGCCAAGTAGACACCATGACGGCCCAACATGAACGCCATCTGTTTCTGTATAACCCTGCAGAGAGAGTGTTTCATGTATTAACCAACAGAACAAATGTATGCACCCATTACCCAACAGCTGAGAGGTCTAATGACTTCCTGGCTCAGCTTTGTCTCCACAAACCAGAATTACCCCTTTTTAAACACAAGAGTGATTATCATAGGGCAACATATGCTAAACTTACACATCTTTGCAGGAGGTGAAGATGTCCTCCACAAGCTCCATGTCATTGAGAATCAGCGCAAGACGCAGCGCTTCTGGGTAACGGTTGAACTTGCGAAAGATCGATAGCGCGCATCTCAAGAGGGCAGAGCTTTCAGGCTCAGGGACATAACTCACACAACTGGAAGAAGGCCATAAGCATCACATGAGTACACCAACCTCAATATACAGTGCTAGACATTGTTTTGCACATCACATGAGTACACCAACCTCAATATAGAGTGCTAGACATTGTATTGCACATCACATGAGTACACCAACCTCAATATAGAGTGCTAGACATTGTATTGCACACAGAGCCAGACCGCTTGTTATGTTAAACTCCAAACTCCCTTGTTGTAGCCAATGGGCCCCTAATACTATATTTTGCCTTTGGAGTCTTAGGTCCCAATCCAATCTTTTAGATTTATCAATCAAAATTACAACCAGTCCAGCAGTAAAAAGACCTTCCTCGgaatatttatcatttataacaactctgtCTCCTGTCACTTAACCACAAAAAATGTGTGTACGTTCTATTTTGTTCCCTTTTCAGTGAATTATACTGGACTGCTTACTCAGATTAGGGTAGGATAAACAAAAAGACTTACCTGGTCAGGTAGAGACACACTTTAGCATATGCATTCTCATCAATGTCCTTCTCCAGCATGTCCATGCGCTCAATCTCCATCAGAAGATCACAGGCTTCATGCTCTGCATTGTGTGCCATGTTATAGGGGACAATTTCTTTCACCAAGGTGAGCAGGGATTCCCGCTGAGACTTGTCAGTTTCCTCTACCTCCTGCCACTCCTTGGCAACCTCCCCAGCCAGGTGTCTGGTGTATAGGGTAAAGATTCAGGCAGGTATGAATGATCGAGGATTATTAATGGTGCATGCACTGCTATATCTATAGTCCTGGAAAGATGTCCCTCAGATTTACTCATCTCAAAGCTCCTCTAAACTCACTTGGCCACTCAGTGATGTCCCTATAGAACAAATTTGTTTGCTCCATCAGTTTCACGTGCCATAACTCTGCTGCCATTCGTAAGCACCGCTATTGCCAACACCACGAACACCAACAACTTTTACCTTTAACCACCGTGTTGGCAAAAACCCATAGACTACTTTCAGCCAAAACTGAAAGTGTGCACACACCATTTAGAAGTTAACAGATTACTTAAAATTACAAGTTAATTATCATTATGTatgttatttttgcatttattaaaatgtatcatacaTTTCCCTTTAAACTACTTTACATGGAATTTATTCCAGCCCcaaatattactattaatatataccaaaaaaaaaaaggttctgtaTTAAGGGATTTGACAATGCATGAAtccaaatacataaataaggaGCTATTTGTTATCAGCAACAGCGCCTACTAAAAGCTCCTAAAGtaacaatttattaaaaaggaactCAGAACAGCAGGGGAGATGTCTGGCTTATCCACACACAAATTTTTACTTGCCACAGATGACCAAGAAAATGGGTGAAATGTGTCATATATGACAACTATCATATTGAGgatgttttgtttgttgtgtttttgccctgtgctaaaaagtgaatatttgttttactatattaatatatttatatttagcaTTAAAAGGTACGTTTTATTATTAAACTCACTGAATTTTAGGTGGTATAGGTATTACTACTTAAAGCCTGTTTTTGTGAGTTTTCCTATGGATACTTTGAATAGGAATAAATACTGTCCtcaaatttttgtttaaaaaaaaaagtttatatgcTGTGTTTTTGGTATAATATAGAGATTTATGGTACACAAAGACTTTTTGAAAGAGCTACATATATACTTCCTTACCTGACATATTCATGACCCCATGATGCCAGTTCCTCTTGTGAGCCCAGAAGTCTGTACTTCAAACACTCCCTCTCGCCGCTCATAGTCATGGCTAGGACGGAAATGATATCTGCAGCAAAACGCTGAGAAGAAAAGGACAGGCTTAAGAATTTATATGCCAACGTAACTGAGCAAAATGACAAACTAAGTGGGGACAATGGGGGTTTTGGCCCACATCAACAGTCATGCTTTTTGACCATTACACTTTTGGCCAAGGCTGTGTTTTAGCTTAAACTACTGAGCACTGTATAAGTGCATTTTAGGACCTCTGTGGGGAGAGGCTGTATGAAGAGTTCATGAAGAGCTCATAACAAAAAGTTGACAAGTATCCACAAGAACAACATGTATGGTCAATTAAATTAGGATTTACCAATAAATCATGTCTTAACACACAGGTATGTCACCTGGTTgcgttttctttattttgaaagGGAGGTCTATCATAGGTTCCTCACTGCTGTACACCCGCTGTATCTGAGCTGCCCCTGGCTGCAACCTTCAAGCACTTACTTTATTCTCTCCGGCTTCCATATTCTCATAGATTTCTTTTAGCTTTCCATAATGTGGCCTGAGGAACTTAAGGGGTTTTGGAACAGATGTCATGGAGGTGGTGGAGGACCGGATTTGCCTGCGCAGTTCTTCCAGGGCAGGTCTGTACAAAGAACTGTCCTTTTCCTGAGTAGATTGGCATCACGGGGAGAAAAAGGAGACAGTATGTGAACAGAAAGACAGAAATGTGGATAAAACTTAGAATTCTTCccccattaaagggacactccagccattatatgcactttaaagcGTTTGATAGCcgtgtggtccctttacattttcatggtgtccTCCTTGCATCTGCCCCTTTCCCAACCCCACAGATATTTTCCATGCACAAGATGCGTTTGGTCGCGTACTTCAATATCTGCTTTTTGTAGGGCTGTCAGGAACACTAAACTGTTCAGTACACGAGGGAAATAAACGCTAGGGGTATTTCTATCAAAATACTAATAATCATACTCACCCCCAATCGTTCCACCAACATTTCAAGCTCATCTTGTAATTGCTTGTCTTCTTCAGACTGGAAACAAGGGAAGGTGCATGAATAATACAGTAATCAACAAATCCGACACTGTCTAATTTACACACGCCTCTTGTACAAACCGCAGAGGAGATAATAGAAGCATCACGCGGTGAAATTATTTTAGAAACCCTCAGCCGGCTCAGTATTTGACAGCAGCGCCTGAGTAGCAGCTCACATAGAATATGCCAGTTGACACTGAAGGGTTTTATGTTACTCACTTGAGACGTCTCCGAACAACAGTACAGCACTAGAGTATATGGCggtgccatataaatcaataaataaacataacggAAACGTCAAGGTCTTTACTACTACTTACAGCAAATAGCATGGCGTTTTGTAAAAAGACATAATGGTGAAGGAGAAAGAACACCCGTGGTaaatatacagacatatatTAACCAAAGGTAAATATATGTCCGTATATTTACCACGGGTGTTAAATATACGGACATATAAAGTCCGGAAAATACAGGGAACATCATTACTGCAGAACCAGCAGCAGGAGCAATTTAACAGAATTCATGAGTTATCAGTCTAAGACATATAGCAATACCCTCATAaactatacataaaatacacagaaCGTGCCCTGCAAGTCACTCGTCACACAGAAACATAGTATTTGACGGATCCATGCGGCCCATTTGCCTTAATCAATCTTTGTCTTGATCCAGGATAGCCCTTAATGCCTATTCCTTGCATATTTAAATGCCCTCAGACCATCGCACCTGGGGACTGGCTAAACAACAATTGGGTAACTAATATAACAGACCGGGGAGGAGCTGGTGATATAGCGTCCTCCGTAGAAGACTtttaaacaaattacagtcTTAGGGTTTGGATGCCAGAATAGTTAAATGGATAAGCCAATAATTGAGTGATAGtaggcagaaggttgtagtcAGCCGTGTACAGcatattcagaggaaggacttgTTACTAGTGAGGGACCTCAGGGATCAATATTGGGACaagtactttttaatatattataccaCTGAATTTCTTAGATGTAActtaaggaagttctactttactcagagggtagtagataaatagaacagtcacccagaagaagtggtggagggaatttaaacaagcatgggatagacatggaTGGGCTAAACCCCtacatcatgaaaaatgggCCCAATGGTTATTATCTGCCTTCACATTGTATGTTTTGTGTTACTATAGTAAAAGTGATAACTGTAAGTAGTTTTCTGGGCATTACTGACAGTTTTACTTATTTGTAGTGGGCACAGCCCAGGTGACATTTAAAGGGGGGGGTTACAGATTAAAACGCTTGCTTTATTCTGCAATGTCTTAGTTTTCACACATAAACACGCGATGTGACAGGTGCAGTGCGAGCTCTCATCCATTCCATAAGGACCTAAACAGAGCTCCAATAGGATACAAGGTGATATGCCTCTTCGAGCAGCCCGCTTACCCCCACAACACTCACACTACCTGCTCTGATCTTCACGGCCTCAGGGGCCTGCGGTGACAAGCAATGCCGATACCGTTTTAATATAAACCCCGATCGGGCCGCAGGGAAACGATCGCACGGTAATGATGCTTAAAGTCCGTTATCCCCCTCAGTACGGGCCTACACGGGTTAAAACAAAACCAGAACATTCTTCTTCCCTCCGTGAATCTAGACTTGCTGTGCTGATAGACAGGCTTGCGTGTTCTCTACCTTCCCCGGTGACAGCTATCCCCGACACAGGCCTGCGACCCACCGGCCCCAGTGACTCAGCTATGCCGGTCTAGGCCTGCTTTCTGTAGTCACGGGTGACTCAGCTTTCGGCCAATCATGATCCGCCCTTACCAGCTCCTGCTCTTCCTTCTTATCCTTGTCTTTATCCTTTGTGGAATCGCGGGGTTCTCCGCTCCCATCTTTCCCCTTCCCGGCTTGTGGGGTCTGCTGGCTCCGGCTCTGTTCCTCCATTTCTCCAGATCACACTCTCTTTACCAAGACTACCCGCTCGACCAATTCGCGCACACGCCGGGTTTACGTAATCCAACGTCAGACGTAAAGCgactcattgttttttttaccaggaAGAATCCAGTTGGAGAATGCATCACGTGATCGAAGCTTCCGACGAGACATCTTGGTCCGCCTCATACAGTAGCCATATTGGTACTACCGCCTTTCGCTCTGTCATCCTTGAGATTCGTTTCGGCATAATACTGTCCGCGCGAACATCGTCACGTGGACTTATATGATATTGATTTAATGAATGCTTCATACGGCTGTCCAATAATGTATATCAAGtattcatattaaaattaaaaatggcacAGATTACATTGAAAAATGACAAGGATTTATTGGTTTAGGAACAAAAAGGGGAGCACACATTGGAAGACTGGCAGCCACGGGCACATAACATTAAATTATGATAAATCTATAAATTTgtgtttttggggggaaaacatTGACCAAATTATACCTTTAATGGGGTTGCATTAGGGAAATCAATAACCCGTTCACACCCATATACACGTCCCAGTAAAAAAAGGTGGGAAAATGCTCCTTAGTTCCTGTATTCGCAGGGGTTTTTATACCCTAAAGACCGGAGTATTTTTGTCATGTTACCATATGTTAAGCTGTGATTcccattttcaatgtttaatgtATCCTCCAGAAACAAATTAAGACTCCTGCTGtgcaatgacccaatttatgctCGTCAAGATTCCCTGATTATGCTAATACCCCACCTACATAGCTGGTTTTCATTTTCTAGTCGGTCACATCCATCCCTTCCATATTtccctattttattttattatttttgttacttcTACTTTAGGTTTAAGGGGgagggattttttaaaaatactttttactcaTAGTGGCAGGCCTAAAGGATATTAagtagatttgtgcattcagattcttaCAAATTTTAGCAAATCTTGCCAATTGTATTAATCCGTACGAATGTCTGAAAACAAGGATGGACccccaataaaacaaacaaaaacaaagcaaagagctCCAAATTACTCCTTTTTTGTATCTTCTAGTCTTGTccattcttgttcttctgtgtcctgtatattttaatggttttccCCAATATCTGATCTGTTAACCTGGCCCCCCTGGAAGTGCTTACACAAAAGGCCGGAGTGTACCATAGGTCCGTCCTTTTGCAAAAGTGCTTCAAGAGGCTAGATTGATTCCCTCAGAATTTCATCCAAACTGACCGGTCAGGAAACAGAATTCATTTTCTGAAAATTAATGGACCATTTGCAAAAGTCTAATATTGAGgcacttttctttaaaaaaaaaaaaaaattttgttatgttttggtttttgttttgcacTGTTCCCAATGCTGTcaaggtatttatttttttccatttatattttggaagagagaaaaacatttttctccatCTACTCCTTTTAATTTCTCCTGTGCTGAACACAATGAAACAATCAGACCCTCTTGGATCTCCTCTTCTCCCAGGATGCACATCCATAGGGGAGTAAATAAGAATactaaagatgtggaattcacaaGCTACACACGTTGTGCTATCAAATTGAATTGATGTACATAAAGATGCCTATAGAGAGATAAAAAAGTTAATAAGGACAAAATCCAGATTTTGAAGTAAGGAAAGAGGCAGAATTGGGAATCACTTCAATCTAGGATTCTTGCCTTCTTCAGGATCAACAACTGAGTTGAATTCGATGGACATATGTCATGTTTTCATCCTAAATTGTTGTGTAACATACCTAAAAGTCTATACATTTTCGCGTGTTACTGAAATTATCCACTCAAGAGCATCTCAAATTTCGGTCACTTGTggcattacagaggaaaaatctgcATTGACGTATTAATCTGATCCTGCCCACAATGGCAGTTCAGACCCAAATTGAAGGGCACATTTTCTCTACATGAGGGACCCAGCAACCCCAGACATACATTTTGGCCTTCATGGGCCTTGTCATTGGGATGAGGTAAGTTCTGAAATATATGTCTGGGCTTGTCGGTTGAGGGCATTTTAGTTGTAGACTGCCCTTGGAGGATTAGAATGATATATCgatgatatttttttgtaatagcaCAAGTAAGCTAAAACGTCAGACGCTCGCAAGTGGGGAGGCACTGTAGGCCAGGCTATTAAGTCGCTGGCCATTCTCGGTTGAGCTCTTCTCATATATCTTTGCATGCAGTCAAGGAATCAGTGTTAGCTTCTTGTTTTGTTGTATTAGTTTAGTGGGCAATCTAGTAGAGGAGAAAACACATTTTGCCAATATATAGAGGGCACATTTAAACATATGGAATTGTCAAGTGAGAGCTTGGCAT contains:
- the PSMD2 gene encoding 26S proteasome non-ATPase regulatory subunit 2 gives rise to the protein MEEQSRSQQTPQAGKGKDGSGEPRDSTKDKDKDKKEEQELSEEDKQLQDELEMLVERLGEKDSSLYRPALEELRRQIRSSTTSMTSVPKPLKFLRPHYGKLKEIYENMEAGENKRFAADIISVLAMTMSGERECLKYRLLGSQEELASWGHEYVRHLAGEVAKEWQEVEETDKSQRESLLTLVKEIVPYNMAHNAEHEACDLLMEIERMDMLEKDIDENAYAKVCLYLTSCVSYVPEPESSALLRCALSIFRKFNRYPEALRLALILNDMELVEDIFTSCKDVVIQKQMAFMLGRHGVYLALNEDVEEYEDLTEIMSNVQLNSNFLALARELDIMEPKVPDDIYKTHLENNRFGGSGSQVDSARMNLASSFVNGFVNAAFGQDKLLTDDGNKWLYKNKDHGMLSAAASLGMILLWDVDGGLTQIDKYLYSSEDYIKSGALLACGIVNSGVRNECDPALALLSDYVLHNSNTMRIGSIFGLGLAYAGSNREDVLTLLLPVMGDSKSTMEVVGVTALACGMIAVGSCNGDVTSTILQTIMEKSEQELKDTFARWLPLGLGLNHLGKGEAIEAILAALEVVPEPFRSFANTLVDICAYAGSGNVLKVQQLLHICSEHYDSKEKEEEKKDKKEKKESTADMGSHQGVAVLGIALIAMGEEIGSEMALRTFGHLLRYGEPTLRRAVPLALALISVSNPRLNILDTLSKFSHDADPEVSYNSIFAMGMVGSGTNNARLAAMLRQLAQYHAKDPNNLFMVRLAQGLTHLGKGTLTLCPYHSDRQLMSQVAVAGLLTVLVSFLDVRNIVLGKSHYVLYGLVAAMQPRMLVTFDEELRPLPVSVRVGQAVDVVGQAGKPKTITGFQTHTTPVLLAHGERAELATEEYLPVTPILEGFVILRKNPNYDV